CCTCTCCACAGATTTCTACGTATCATTCAGATGTAATGTTTGTAAAATTAACTTTATGTGGACGTCGCCAATTTGTTATCACTGTGCGGTTTGCGAGTTTCACGTGGATCTAAGATGCGCATCCATGTCCTTTCTTGTTTGTCCTCGCACTCTGCACGACCACGAATTGACCGCTCAGTTATTCCCGACATCGTTTTTGTGTAGTTTTTGCGGTGAGAAACATAAAGAATTTGGTATGTCCTATCAGTGCAGAACCTGCTCCTTCTGGATCCACGAGCAATGCTACTCACTGCCTCTAAATATCACACACGGCAGTCATGATATGCATCCGCTTCAGTTATGTCGTCTACAAGGAGAGGATTTACCCAAGTGTCTATGCGGCGTTTGTGAGGAAAAGATAAACAGCCGATTGGGTTTCTATGTTTGTAAGAGATGTAAATACACAGTTCACAGCAAATGCTCAACTAAGGAATGGTACATTATCTTATaactattttcttataataatgtGCTTAATTAGTTTTTACATTTCATTGATTTTTATAATCTTCTTATTCTTATGTAGTAGGGATCCTccaataattgaagaagaagaagatcaaataattcaatttcgCGTTGCCTTCGACTGAGGTAGTACATAACACGCTAGcccaatttattaaaaatatatgtcaatggaaggaagaggaagaggaagttAATATCCTAAATCACCGCAGCCATGATCATCCACTTGCTCTTGAGTTTGATTTAAGCAAGATTACAAACTTTAACTATGAAGTCTGCAATGGGTGCATGCTTCCTCTGTTAATGAATGATGCACCCTTTTATAGTTGCAACCGGTGCAATTTCTTTTTACACAAATGGTGTGCTAAATTGCCACGTTAGTTAAAACACCCTGCTCACAAAGGACACACACTAATCCTACTAGAAAAGATGGATGAATGCTTTGGATTCTTTATGTGCAAAGGTTGTTGGCGGGTCGGGAATGGGTTTGCCTACAAATGCAATGAATGCGAAGGATACTACTTGGACGTTATATGCGCTGCACTTCCTAGTCATGTCAATTACGGGACTCACAAACACCCTTTTAGTCTCAAGTATGGGAGAACCATCTGAGGTTGCTTCTCATGTAGTGATACCAATTTCTTTGATAAGAAAAGGAGTTGGGAGTATAACCATAGCTCTACTATCTCAGGGTGTCCGACCTCCTTCACATTTGGTTGTCATAGATGTCATTTTAGCATTCATCCCAGATGTTTGAGGTTGCCACAAGAAATTGTACATTAATACGACGAACATGAATTCGAATTGACAGATCCGAATGTTTTCGTTAGTAATGATAATCAAGGTGCATCAGAATATAATTGTGAATTTTGTGAGGAGAAAATAGATCCAAAAAGATTGATGTACCACTGTTTTGAATGTGACCAATGTGTTCATGCTAATTGTGTGCGAAAT
This is a stretch of genomic DNA from Impatiens glandulifera chromosome 4, dImpGla2.1, whole genome shotgun sequence. It encodes these proteins:
- the LOC124936559 gene encoding uncharacterized protein LOC124936559 isoform X1 codes for the protein MLSDGEGVYHHPTSSGSFCVPHLPLIEEAREKGIKHFGHEHPLKFKEDVRNGSKDVLDCNGCGTEIGRSGFSCCIEKCKGFNLHEFCASLPKEMKDHPQHPQHPLILSTDFYVSFRCNVCKINFMWTSPICYHCAVCEFHVDLRCASMSFLVCPRTLHDHELTAQLFPTSFLCSFCGEKHKEFGMSYQCRTCSFWIHEQCYSLPLNITHGSHDMHPLQLCRLQGEDLPKCLCGVCEEKINSRLGFYVCKRCKYTVHSKCSTKECRDPPIIEEEEDQIIQFRVAFD
- the LOC124936559 gene encoding uncharacterized protein LOC124936559 isoform X2, producing MLSDGEGVYHHPTSSGSFCVPHLPLIEEAREKGIKHFGHEHPLKFKEDVRNGSKDVLDCNGCGTEIGRSGFSCCIEKCKGFNLHEFCASLPKEMKDHPQHPQHPLILSTDFYVSFRCNVCKINFMWTSPICYHCAVCEFHVDLRCASMSFLVCPRTLHDHELTAQLFPTSFLCSFCGEKHKEFGMSYQCRTCSFWIHEQCYSLPLNITHGSHDMHPLQLCRLQGEDLPKCLCGVCEEKINSRLGFYVCKRCKYTVHSKCSTKEWDPPIIEEEEDQIIQFRVAFD